Proteins encoded together in one Bos indicus isolate NIAB-ARS_2022 breed Sahiwal x Tharparkar chromosome 25, NIAB-ARS_B.indTharparkar_mat_pri_1.0, whole genome shotgun sequence window:
- the CACNA1H gene encoding voltage-dependent T-type calcium channel subunit alpha-1H isoform X1, whose protein sequence is MTEGVQAADEVRVPLGAPAPGPAAAAASPASPGAPGPEAERGSGPSASPPESPAAERGAELGADEEQPVPYPALAATVFFCLGQTTRPRSWCLRLVCNPWFEHVSMLVIMLNCVTLGMFRPCEDVECRSERCGILEAFDDFIFAFFAVEMVIKMIALGLFGQKCYLGDTWNRLDFFIVMAGMMEYSLDGHNVSLSAIRTVRVLRPLRAINRVPSMRILVTLLLDTLPMLGNVLLLCFFVFFIFGIVGVQLWAGLLRNRCFLDSTFARNSNLSFLRPYYQPEEGEENPFICSSRRDNGMQKCSHIPSRRELRVECTLGWEAYGQPQAEGAGGTGHHTCINWNQYYNVCRSGDSNPHNGAISFDNIGYAWIAIFQVITLEGWVDIMYYVMDAHSFYNFIYFILLIIVGSFFMINLCLVVIATQFSETKQRENQLMREQRARYLSNDSTLASFSEPGSCYEELLRYVGHVCRKLKRRGLRLYARWQSRWRKKVEPGGATHGQGSGRRPRRAGGRAASIHHLVYHHHHHHHHHYHFSHGSPRRPGPEPGAGDTRLVRAGAPASPGRGPPDAESVHSVYHADCHVEGPQERARVAHAAATAAAGLKLAAGLGAMNYPTILPSAAGSGKSGLGPKGKRPGGPPGAGGHSPLRLSSPDPCEKIQHLVGEHGLGQAPSRLSGLSVPCPLPSPQAGTLTCELSSCPYCTSALEDPELEFSDSDSGGSDSNGVYEFTQDVRHGDHRDPMQSPPVAEAPGVGGTRRRGPQRAAAGEQGGLGHVWASFSGKLRRIVDSKYFNRGIMVAILTNTLSMGVEYHEQPDELTNALEISNIVFTSMFALEMLLKLLACGPLGYIRNPYNIFDGIIVVISVWEIIGQADGGLSVLRTFRLLRVLKLVRFMPALRRQLVVLMKTMDNVATFCMLLMLFIFIFSILGMHLFGCKFSLKTDTGDTIPDRKNFDSLLWAIVTVFQILTQEDWNVVLYNGMASTSSWAALYFVALMTFGNYVLFNLLVAILVEGFQAEGDATRSDTDEDKTSTHLEEDLDKFRDLRATEMKMYSLAVTPNGHLEGRGSLPPPLIMRTAATPMPTPKSSPHLDEAPGPLDSRRGSSSSMDPQLGDQKSLSSLRSSPCAPWGPNSAWSSRRSSWNSLGRAPSLKRRSQCGERESLLSGEGRGSGSTDEEAEDGRPGAGASPGTRATPLRRTESLDHRSTLDLRPPRPATLLPTKVHDCNGQVLALPSEFFLRIDSHKEDPAEFDDDVEDSCCSRLQKVLEPHKPECCRSREPWALYLFSPQNRFRISCQKIIAHKMFDHVVLVFIFLNCITIALERPDIDPGSTERVFLSVSNYIFTAIFVAEMMVKVVALGLISGEHAYLQSSWNILDGVLVLVSLVDIIVAMASAGGAKILGILRVLRLLRTLRPLRVISRAPGLKLVVETLISSLRPIGNIVLICCAFFIIFGILGVQLFKGKFYYCEGADTRNISTKAECRAAHYRWVRRKYNFDNLGQALMSLFVLSSKDGWVNIMYDGLDAVGVDQQPVPNHNPWMLLYFISFLLIVSFFVLNMFVGVVVENFHKCRQHQEAEEARRREEKRQRRLERKRRSTFPNPEAQRRPYYADYSPTRRSIHTLCTSHYLDLFITFIIGVNVITMSMEHYNQPKALDEALKYCNYVFTIVFVVEAVLKLVAFGFRRFFKDRWNQLDLAIVLLSIMGITLEEIEMNAALPINPTIIRIMRVLRIARVLKLLKMATGMRALLDTVVQALPQVGNLGLLFMLLFFIYAALGVELFGRLECSEDNPCEGLSRHATFSNFGMAFLTLFRVSTGDNWNGIMKDTLRECAREDKHCLTYLPAISPIYFVTFVLVAQFVLVNVVVAVLMKHLEESNKEAREDAELDAELEMEMAQGSPARPRPAAPQSPGASPDSPNVLVVRKVSVSRMLSLPNDSYMFRPVAPAAAAHPHPLQEVEMETYAGAAAGQVTAAHSPPVESCASLQVPSAVSSPSRGGDTLRALPPRGAARSPNVGRLLCRQEAVHTESLEGHVDGTEDSSPFWGEPGGKTPVRQASLGPSLRSPSRSPRPSSIRTRKHTSGQHCISSRPPAPGGEESEAPDPADEEVSHITSSARSPLASPTACGIVGGEPDLHRLYSVDARGFLDQPGRVDEQRRPLGEPGVGDSRPEAGEAKPRVLEAELALGARRKKKMSPPCISIEPPAEDEGAARAPAAEGGSTTLRRRTPSCEAVPHRDPLEPADSTGLDAAAKGERRGQGPCRTEHLTVPNFTFEPLDVGSPSGDLFTDAGHGATPEPRPSSSGTAAPPEPREMESTVPSGDPLEEGRGVHLTVPESPPKRASPPAVPVPGDDVDEPV, encoded by the exons CGTGGTTCGAGCATGTCAGCATGCTGGTCATCATGCTCAACTGCGTGACCCTGGGCATGTTCCGGCCCTGCGAGGACGTCGAGTGCCGCTCGGAGCGTTGTGGCATCCTAGAG GCCTTTGACGACTTCATCTTCGCCTTCTTCGCGGTGGAGATGGTCATCAAGATGATCGCCCTGGGGCTGTTTGGGCAGAAGTGCTACTTGGGTGACACGTGGAACAGGCTGGACTTCTTCATCGTCATGGCGGG TATGATGGAGTACTCCTTGGACGGACACAACGTGAGCCTCTCGGCCATCCGAACCGTGCGCGTGCTGCGGCCCCTTCGTGCCATCAACCGTGTGCCCA GCATGCGGATCCTGGTCACACTGCTGCTGGACACACTGCCCATGCTCGGCAACGTTCTCCTGCTCTGCTTCTTTGTCTTCTTCATCTTCGGCATCGTGGGCGTCCAGCTTTGGGCCGGCCTGCTGCGCAACCGCTGCTTCCTGGACAGCACCTTCGCCAG GAACAGCAACCTCAGCTTCCTGCGGCCGTACTACCAGCCGGAGGAGGGCGAGGAAAACCCGTTCATCTGCTCCTCCCGCCGGGACAACGGCATGCAGAAGTGCTCGCACATCCCCAGCCGCCGCGAGCTGCGCGTGGAGTGCACGCTGGGCTGGGAGGCCTACGGGCAGCCGCAGGCCGAGGGCGCAGGTGGCACGGGTCACCACACCTGCATCAACTGGAACCAGTACTACAATGTGTGCCGCTCGGGCGACTCCAACCCGCACAACGGGGCCATCAGCTTCGACAACATCGGCTACGCCTGGATCGCCATCTTCCAG GTGATCACGCTGGAGGGCTGGGTGGACATCATGTACTACGTCATGGACGCCCACTCCTTCTACAACTTCATCTACTTCATCTTGCTTATCATC GTGGGCTCCTTCTTCATGATCAACCTGTGCCTGGTGGTCATCGCCACGCAGTTCTCAGAGACGAAGCAGCGGGAGAACCAGCTGATGCGGGAGCAGCGGGCCCGTTATCTGTCCAATGACAGCACACTAGCCAGTTTCTCTGAGCCGGGCAGCTGCTATGAGGAGCTCCTCCGGTACGTGGGCCACGTGTGCCGCAAGCTAAAGCGCCGTGGCCTGCGCCTCTACGCCCGCTGGCAGAGCCGCTGGCGCAAGAAGGTGGAGCCCGGTGGCGCCACGCATGGCCAGGGCTCagggcggcggccgcggcgggcAGGCGGGCGCGCTGCCTCCATCCACCACCTCgtgtaccaccaccaccaccatcaccaccaccactaccacttCAGCCACGGCAGCCCCCGCCGGCCAGGCCCCGAGCCAGGAGCCGGCGACACCAGGCTGGTGCGGGCCGGAGCGCCAGCCTCACCCGGGCGCGGGCCCCCTGACGCCGAGTCGGTGCACAGTGTGTACCACGCTGACTGCCACGTGGAGGGGCCGCAGGAGAGGGCGCGCGTGGCGCACGCCGCAGCCACTGCCGCTGCTGGGCTCAAGCTGGCCGCCGGGCTGGGAGCCATGAACTACCCCACCATCCTGCCCTCGGCTGCGGGCAGTGGCAAAAGCGGCCTCGGGCCCAAGGGGAAGCGGCCTGGTGGCCCCCCGGGAGCCGGGGGGCACAGCCCCCTGAGGCTGAGCAGCCCGGACCCCTGCGAGAAGATCCAGCACCTGGTTGGGGAGCATG GACTGGGCCAGGCCCCCAGCCGCCTGTCAGGCCTGAgtgtgccctgccccctgcccagcccccaggcGGGCACGCTGACTTGTGAGCTGAGCAGCTGCCCGTACTGCACCAGTGCCCTGGAGGACCCCGAGCTGGAGTTCAGCGACTCAGACAGTGGAGGCTCAGACAGCAATGGGGTCTACGAGTTCACGCAGGATGTGCGGCACGGGGACCACCGCGACCCCATGCAGTCGCCCCCCGTGGCAGAGGCGCCAGGCGTGGGCGGCACACGGCGGAGGGGGCCGCAGCGGGCGGCGGCAGGCGAGCAGGGTGGGCTGGGCCACGTCTGGGCCTCCTTCAGTGGCAAGCTGCGCCGCATCGTGGACAGCAAGTACTTCAACCGGGGCATCATGGTGGCCATCCTCACTAACACGCTGAGCATGGGTGTCGAGTACCACGAGCAG CCCGATGAGCTGACCAACGCCCTGGAGATCAGCAACATTGTGTTCACAAGCATGTTTGCTCTGGAGATGCTGTTGAAGCTGCTGGCCTGCGGCCCACTGGGCTACATCCGGAACCCTTACAACATCTTTGACGGCATCATCGTAGTCATCAG cGTGTGGGAGATCATCGGGCAGGCGGACGGCGGGCTGTCGGTGCTGCGCACCTTCCGGCTGCTGCGGGTGCTCAAGCTGGTGCGCTTCATGCCCGCACTGCGGCGCCAGCTGGTGGTGCTCATGAAGACCATGGACAACGTGGCCACCTTCTGCATGCTGCTCATGCTTTTCATCTTCATCTTCAG CATCCTTGGCATGCATCTCTTTGGCTGCAAATTCAGTCTGAAAACAGATACCGGAGACACAATCCCCGACCGGAAGAACTTTGATTCCCTACTGTGGGCCATCGTCACCGTGTTCCAG ATCCTCACCCAGGAGGACTGGAACGTCGTCCTGTACAACGGCATGGCCTCCACGTCCTCCTGGGCCGCCCTGTACTTCGTGGCCCTCATGACCTTTGGCAACTACGTGCTCTTCAACCTGCTGGTGGCCATCCTGGTGGAGGGTTTCCAGGCCGAG GGTGATGCCACCAGGTCCGACACAGATGAAGACAAGACATCCACCCACTTGGAGGAGGACTTGGACAAGTTCCGAGACCTCAGGGCCACAG AGATGAAGATGTACTCGCTGGCAGTGACACCCAACGGGCACCTGGAGGGCCGGGgcagcctgccccctccccttatCATGCGCACAGCGGCCACGCCCATGCCCACCCCCAAGAGCTCCCCACACCTGGACGAGGCCCCTGGCCCCCTGGACTCGCGCCGTGGCAGCAGCAGCTCCATGGACCCTCAGCTAGGAGACCAGAAATCTCTG TCCAGCCTCCGCAGCTCGCCCTGCGCCCCCTGGGGGCCCAACAGCGCCTGGAGCAGCCGGCGCTCCAGCTGGAACAGCCTGGGCCGTGCACCCAGCCTCAAGCGCAGGAGCCAGTGTGGGGAGCGCGAGTCGCTGCTGTCCGGTGAGGGCAGGGGCAGCGGCAGCACTGACGAGGAGGCCGAGGATGGCCGGCCCGGGGCGGGGGCCTCGCCGGGTACGCGTGCCACGCCGCTGCGGCGCACCGAGTCCCTGGACCACCGTAGCACGCTGGACCTGCGGCCCCCACGGCCAGCCACCCTGCTGCCCACCAAGGTCCACGACTGCAACGGGCAGGTGCTGGCCCTGCCGAGCGAGTTCTTCCTGCGCATCGACAGCCACAAGGAGGATCCGGCCGAGTTTGATGACGATGTGGAGGAC agctGCTGCTCAAGGCTGCAGAAGGTGCTGGAGCCGCATAAGCCGGAGTGCTGCCGGAGCCGCGAGCCCTGGGCCCTGTACCTCTTCTCCCCACAGAACAG GTTCCGCATCTCCTGCCAAAAGATCATTGCTCACAAGATGTTCGATCATGTCGTCCTCGTCTTCATCTTCCTCAACTGCATCACCATCGCCCTGGAGAGGCCCGACATCGACCCCGGCAGCACT GAGCGCGTCTTCCTCAGCGTCTCCAACTACATCTTCACAGCAATCTTCGTGGCGGAGATGATGGTGAAG GTGGTGGCCCTGGGCCTCATCTCGGGTGAGCATGCCTACCTGCAGAGCAGCTGGAACATACTGGATGGGGTGCTGGTCCTGGTGTCCCTGGTGGACATCATCGTGGCCATGGCCTCGGCTGGCGGCGCCAAGATCCTGGGCATCCTGCGTGTGCTGCGCCTGCTGCGGACCCTGCGGCCGCTAAG GGTCATCAGCCGTGCGCCGGGACTCAAGCTGGTGGTGGAGACTCTGATATCGTCCCTCAGGCCCATCGGGAACATCGTCCTCATCTGCTGCGCCTTCTTCATCATCTTCGGCATCCTCGGGGTGCAG CTCTTCAAGGGGAAGTTTTACTACTGCGAGGGCGCCGACACCAGGAACATTTCCACTAAGGCCGAGTGCAGGGCCGCGCACTACCGCTGGGTGCGACGCAAGTACAACTTCGACAACCTGGGCCAG GCGCTGATGTCGCTGTTCGTGCTCTCGTCCAAGGACGGCTGGGTGAATATCATGTACGACGGGCTGGACGCCGTGGGCGTGGACCAGCAG CCCGTGCCCAACCACAACCCCTGGATGCTGCTCTACTTCATCTCCTTCCTGCTCATCGTCAGCTTCTTCGTGCTCAACATGTTCGTGGGCGTCGTGGTGGAGAACTTCCACAAGTGCCGGCAGCACCAGGAGGCCGAGGAGGCGCGGCGGCGCGAGGAAAAGCGGCAGCGTCGCCTGGAGAGGAAGCGCAGGA GCACTTTCCCTAACCCAG AGGCCCAGCGACGGCCCTACTATGCGGACTACTCGCCCACCCGCCGCTCCATCCACACTCTGTGCACCAGCCACTACCTGGACCTCTTCATCACCTTCATCATTGGCGTCAACGTCATCACCATGTCCATGGAGCACTACAACCAGCCCAAG GCTCTGGACGAGGCCCTCAAGTACTGCAATTACGTGTTCACCATCGTCTTTGTCGTCGAGGCCGTGCTGAAGCTGGTGGCCTTTGGGTTCCGGAGGTTCTTCAAGGACAG GTGGAACCAGCTGGACCTGGCCATCGTTCTGCTGTCCATCATGGGCATCACGTTGGAGGAGATCGAGATGAACGCAGCGCTGCCCATCAACCCCACCATCATCCGAATCATGCGTGTCCTCCGTATCGCCCGCG TCCTGAAGCTGCTCAAGATGGCCACGGGCATGCGGGCCCTGCTGGACACGGTGGTCCAGGCGCTGCCCCAG GTAGGGAACCTCGGCCTGCTTTTCATGCTCCTGTTTTTTATCTATGCTGCCCTGGGAGTGGAGCTGTTCGGGAGGCTAG AATGCAGTGAGGACAACCCCTGCGAGGGCCTGAGCAGACACGCCACCTTCTCTAACTTCGGCATGGCCTTCCTCACGCTGTTCCGCGTGTCCACCGGGGACAACTGGAACGGGATCATGAAG GACACGCTGCGCGAGTGCGCCCGCGAGGACAAGCACTGCCTCACCTACCTGCCGGCCATCTCGCCCATCTACTTCGTCACCTTCGTGCTGGTGGCCCAGTTCGTGCTTGTCAACGTGGTGGTGGCCGTGCTCATGAAGCACCTGGAGGAGAGCAACAAGGAGGCCCGCGAGGACGCCGAGCTGGACGCAGAGCTTGAGATGGAAATGGCGCAGGGGTCCCCCGCCCGTCCCAGGCCGGCGGCCCCTCAGAGCCCCGGCGCCTCGCCGGACTCCCCCAACGTGCTGGTCGTGCGCAAGGTGTCGGTGTCCAGGATGCTATCCCTGCCCAACGACAGCTACATGTTCCGGCCCGTGGCGCCTGCGGCAGCCGCTCACCCCCACCCGCTACAGGAGGTGGAGATGGAGACCTACGCGGGCGCGGCCGCCG GCCAGGTCACCGCTGCCCACTCGCCGCCTGTGGAGTCCTGCGCCTCCCTCCAGGTTCCGTCCGCCGTGTCCTCCCCGTCCAGGGGCGGCGACACCCTCCGTGCCCTGCCCCCGCGGGGTGCAGCCCGGTCGCCTAATGTCGGCCGACTTCTCTGCAGACAG GAGGCCGTCCACACGGAGTCCCTGGAAGGGCATGTCGATGGCACTGAGGACAGCAGCCCATTCTGGGGAGAGCCTGGCGGGAAGACCCCCGTGAGACAGGCATCCCTGGGGCCCTCCTTGCGGTCCCCATCCCGGTCCCCGCGACCCTCCAGCATCCGCACCCGCAAGCACACTTCTGGACAGCACTGCATCTCCAGCCGGCCTCCTGCCCCAGGCGGGGAGGAGTCCGAAGCCCCAGACCCAGCTGACGAGGAGGTCAGCCACATCACCAGCTCTGCCCGCAGCCCTTTGGCCTCGCCCACTGCCTGTGGGATCGTGGGCGGCGAGCCAGACCTGCACAGGCTCTACAGCGTGGACGCCCGGGGCTTCCTGGACCAGCCGGGCCGGGTGGATGAGCAGAGGCGGCCCTTGGGGGAGCCAGGAGTTGGGGACAGCCGTCCAGAGGCCGGGGAGGCGAAGCCCCGGGTCCTGGAGGCCGAGCTGGCCCTAGGGGCGCGCAGGAAGAAGAAGATGAGCCCCCCCTGCATTTCCATAGAGCCCCCCGCTGAGGACGAGGGTGCGGCCAGGGCCCCTGCGGCAGAAGGCGGCAGCACCACCCTGCGGCGGCGAACCCCATCCTGCGAGGCTGTGCCCCATAGGGACCCCCTGGAGCCCGCAGACAGCACAGGGCTGGACGCTGCTGCCAAGGGGGAGCGGCGGGGCCAGGGCCCCTGCCGTACAGAACACCTGACTGTCCCGAACTTCACCTTTGAGCCACTGGACGTGGGGAGCCCCAGTGGGGACCTGTTCACAGATGCGGGCCATGGGGCCACCCCAGAACCCAGACCCTCCTCCTCAG